The window AAGCAAATCCTTGAAACCGCGGTTGGTAATGAAGGCGGTACGCACCCCCTTGCCTTCCAGGGCAGCATTGGTGGCCACGGTGGAACCGTGCACCAGATTCACCGGCCGATCCGCAAGACCCAGTGCCGCCATGCCCGCCAAAATGGCCCGCTCCGGCGCCTCCGGCGTGGACAGGCATTTGTGCACCCGCAACGCGTGCCCGTCATAACAGACGAAATCAGTGAAGGTACCCCCGGTGTCTATGCCAAGATACATCTGGGTGCGCGCCAGTCATGAACCCGACCGCTATGCTAAGGTGAACCCTCCCCACCCGGCAAGAGCGAAAAGGGATAGCAAAAAAGGTGTCAGAAAAAAGGGGTCAGACCCCTTTGATGTCAAAGGATGTCAAAGGGGTCTGACCCCTTTTTTCTGACACCTTTTCAGGGGCAATCTCACCACCCGGGTCTTGAGACACTTTCCCCAGAGTCCTATCATAGGCCCGCTTTGATCACCTGAGTCACGAGGATACCGGCCCGACCCCATGGACAACACCACCCTGATCCGCCTGGAACACGTCTCCCGCTACTACGGCGGCCATCTTGCGCTGGACAAGGTGAGCTTCGAGGTACAAAAGGGCGAGGTCCTCGGGCTGCTGGGGCCCAACGGCGCGGGCAAGTCCACCACCTTGCAGATTATGAGCGGCAATCTGGCGCCCAGCGCCGGGCGGATATGGGTGGACGGGGTGGATTTGCTGGACGAGCCCAAGCGCGCCAAGGGGGCGCTGGGCTATCTGCCAGACCAGCCGCCGCTGTACCGGGAACTGACGGTGGATGAGTATCTCGCTTACTGCGCCCGCCTCAACCGCATCCCCGCCGGCCAGCGGCACACCGCGGTGCAACGTGCCAAGAAACGCTGCGGGCTGGCCGCAGTGGGCCCGCGCCTGATCGGCAATCTGTCCAAGGGCTACCGGCAGCGGGTGGGCATCGCCCAGGCCATCATCCACTCACCACCGGTGGTGATTCTGGACGAGCCCACGGTGGGCCTGGATCCTTTGCAAATGCGGGAAATCCGCGCCCTGATCCGGGAGCTGTCGGACCAGCACAGCGTGATCCTCTCCAGCCACGTGCTGCCGGAGGTGCAGGCGGTGTGCGACCGGGTGCAGATCATCAGCCGCGGGCGGCTGGTGCTCAGCGACAGCATTGCGGGGCTGGAGCAGCGCCTGCGCGGCACCAGTCTCATTGCCGCCTTTCGCCAGCCGCCCGCCGCTGAAACGCTGGCGGACCTGCCCGGCGTGACGGAGGTGGAGACGCTGGGCGAGGGCCGCTTCCGGCTGCGTTTCGCCGCCGACCACAGCCCGGCGGAGGCGGTGGTGGAACAGGCGGTGGCCGGGGGCTGGCGCCTGTACGAACTCAGCCCCGAGCGCTTGAGCCTGGAGCAGGTGTTCGTGGACATCACCCGCGACGATCCCGGCGCCGCCGTCCGCGAGGAGGCCGCCTGATGATTGTTGCCATCGCCGCGCAGGAACTCAAACGCCTGTTCGTCTCCCCCCTGGCCTGGTGCGTGGCGGCCGTCGAGCAGCTCATCCTGGCCTATTTCTTTTTGATCGCCGTGGACGAGTACCTGGCGGTGCAGTCACAGCTAGCGGCCCTGGAGAGCGCACCGGGGGTGGGCGACCTCATTGTCGCGCCGCTGTTTGGCGATGCCGCGGTGTTTTTGCTGTTCGCCGTGCCCATGTTGACCATGCGCCTGATTGCAGATGAACGCCGCAGTCAAACCTTGAGCCTGCTGTTTTCGGCCCCCGTCTCCATGACCGAGATCGTGCTGGGCAAATACCTGGGGGTGACCGCCTTTTTCCTGCTGCTGGTGGCCCTGATCGGCCTGATGCCCCTGGCCCTGCTGGTAGGAGGCACCCTGGAT is drawn from Gammaproteobacteria bacterium and contains these coding sequences:
- a CDS encoding ABC transporter permease; the encoded protein is MMIVAIAAQELKRLFVSPLAWCVAAVEQLILAYFFLIAVDEYLAVQSQLAALESAPGVGDLIVAPLFGDAAVFLLFAVPMLTMRLIADERRSQTLSLLFSAPVSMTEIVLGKYLGVTAFFLLLVALIGLMPLALLVGGTLDFGLYAAGLLGISLLVASFTALGLFMSTLTVQPAIAAISTFAVLLLLWVVDWSGSQGSGVLEYLSILRHYQSLLRGVFDSSDLAYYLLFIATFLILSIRRLDADRLQH
- a CDS encoding ATP-binding cassette domain-containing protein — encoded protein: MDNTTLIRLEHVSRYYGGHLALDKVSFEVQKGEVLGLLGPNGAGKSTTLQIMSGNLAPSAGRIWVDGVDLLDEPKRAKGALGYLPDQPPLYRELTVDEYLAYCARLNRIPAGQRHTAVQRAKKRCGLAAVGPRLIGNLSKGYRQRVGIAQAIIHSPPVVILDEPTVGLDPLQMREIRALIRELSDQHSVILSSHVLPEVQAVCDRVQIISRGRLVLSDSIAGLEQRLRGTSLIAAFRQPPAAETLADLPGVTEVETLGEGRFRLRFAADHSPAEAVVEQAVAGGWRLYELSPERLSLEQVFVDITRDDPGAAVREEAA